The genomic DNA ACCGCGTCCGCGAGGCCCCGCTCCGCCAGCACCGGCGGGTGGATGCCCCGTACCAGGTCGCGCAGCTCCGTCAGCGCCTCGGCGGACTCGCCGCGCGCCCGCGACACCAGCTCCTTCGCCTTGGCCGGGTCCTTCTCGATGAGCGCCTCGATGGTGCCCAGGCTCATGCCCATGGCGACCAGCCGGGCCTGCGCCCCGTCGTGCAGGTCGCGCTCGATGCGGCGCAGTTCGGCGGCGGAGTTGTCGACGGCGTCCGAGCGGGTCTCGGTCAGCCGCGCGACCCGCTCGGCCAGCTCGACCTCGCGCGGCGCCAGCACGCCCTTGGTCATCTGGAAGTGCAGGCCGAGCAGGCGGTGGCTGGTGAAGAGGCCGACGGCCAGCAGGGCGGTGCCGAGCCCGGCGGCCATGAGCGCGGTGGCCTGCGAGGACACCGGCACGAAGCCGTACCAGTAGGTGTTGTCGCCGCCGCCGGTGATGGGGTCCCAGACGCCGGCGGCGATCACGTACCCCTCCAGCGGATAGAAGGTCAGCGCGACCGTGACGACGGCGAGGACCGTGCCCGCGAGCATGTCGGTGAACAGCCAGCGCAGATCGCGCCAGGTCGCCGGGTCGGTGAGCATGTGGCGGGTGCGCTGCGCCTGGCCGATGAGCCCGCCTTGCAGGTTCGGCGGCCAG from Streptomyces sp. CMB-StM0423 includes the following:
- a CDS encoding sensor histidine kinase — encoded protein: MIFRNWALTGVRALALTVLCTAVSITLFVLTLVSVALIPVLGIGLMTTPWVLEGVRMQANLRRLLAAQWADVRIPATYRPWPPNLQGGLIGQAQRTRHMLTDPATWRDLRWLFTDMLAGTVLAVVTVALTFYPLEGYVIAAGVWDPITGGGDNTYWYGFVPVSSQATALMAAGLGTALLAVGLFTSHRLLGLHFQMTKGVLAPREVELAERVARLTETRSDAVDNSAAELRRIERDLHDGAQARLVAMGMSLGTIEALIEKDPAKAKELVSRARGESAEALTELRDLVRGIHPPVLAERGLADAVRALALRMPVPVEVDIDLGTPPGRAAEPVESAAYFAVSEVLTNAIKHAEAQRVWLDMGHRDGMLRIAITDDGRGGASLDKGSGLAGVERRLGTFDGVLAVNSPVGGPTMVTLEIPCALSSPKTSSF